The genomic region CCGCAAGGTTCGTACTAAATGATCCGAGactggaagaaaagaaaaatgtgcGTCGATGGTTTgaactttaaaataaaagaatccACGTGTTTTTGTTCTGATAAATGGGGTTACTTCCCGAGAAAAAAGTGAAAGGGCCGTGTGTGCCAAAGTGTAAGAAACCTTATCTGTACGTACGTGTCTAAAAAAAAGGGCTCCATGGAGATAGAGGGAGTCGCACTCGCTCAAAGCCGTCCTGCCCCAATCACATACTAATAATAAGCTTAACAATAATATACTCgtgttttctttcaaaaaaaaaataatatactcGTGTTTACTAGTATTAAAATGTCAAGAAATGGTCAATGGAACATCGTCAGAAAAATATCTAGCGGAGAGCATTGAGCAGTCGACAAGTGTCCGCTCCTCGCCACCGCTAATTAGTTCTCAGCCACAAAATTTCGGcttatttaagttaattaatattagCTGCCTTTGAAGTAAAGATAGGGTAGagctaatattttttttcctgaaTGCATCGATGGCTCGATGCCCATCATCCAATCCATCCCTTTCCCTTTCACTTTCTTCAACTATTTTCTTGGTCCAATCAAATGCTGGTTTAACGTCATTCGATGGTGGCGCACTCGTGGTAGACTTTTGTACCCAATTGGTGCGCCCCTTTTGTTCTCTCTCTTTCTGCTCTCCATCCTTCCGCcgtttatatattattaatgctCTCTGCCTAACTCGCCCATACAAGCTCTCGCAAGGTTGGCTTCCTCTTTTGCCTTGGCCTTTTttgctcctttttttttctgtcaTTGTGTTACAGGAGTTGACTTGCAATCTCCGAGAGTTAAAAGGCTGGAACCTTTTACGCGAATGACAAGGGTTTATCCCAACGCTAGCTTTAACGCCGGCGGCGATGCCATCTCCGTGACGCCGCCTAAGCTGTTAGTAGCTGATGATCAGAAGAGGGAGGCAGTTCTAACCGTCTGGACAAAGTCGTTGCTTTTCAACTGTAACGGCTTCACGGTGTTTGATGGTAAAGGTGATTTGGTGTACAGGGTGGATAATTACATGGAAGGCAACAAGGGTGAGATCCTTCTCATGGATGCCACTGGCAAGCCTCTCCTCACCATCCGCCGCAAGGTACCTTGTTTTGTTTAAATCTAAATCAAGTAGGCATAGTTTGGCATTGGGGTTAGAATAAAGTTAGGATCGTGTGATTGCTTTTGTCGTTAAATTCATTAGTATATGataaaattaatccaaggATGCTGTTGTTTCAACGTCTATGTGATCAGAAAATGAGCCTGGGGGACAGCTGGCTGGTTTACGAGGGAGAAACCTCAGTGAATCCCCGACTTTCAGTCAGGAAATCGGTGAACATCCTAAACAGCAAGTGCTTGGCATACGTTAGCCCCGGCAGCACCAACAACCGAAACAACAACATCATGTACGAGATCGAGGGGTCGTATTCCCAACGATGCTGTGCCGTCTACGATGACAAGCGGCGGTTAGTAGCAGAGATCAAGCGGAAAGAGGCTGTCGGAGGAGTCGCCTTTGGAACCGACATCTTCCGCCTTATCGTTCAGCCTGACAACATCAGGACGGACTATGCCATGGCTCTCGTCATCCTTCTTGATCAAATGTTCGGATCCTCGAGGCGCCGCTCCACCTAACTCTTGCCTTGCTATGTTCTTCTGcgaaacacacacacactctctctctctctctctctctatatatatatatataatcatagCAACAATTTTCACATTCCAAGCATCATCATATTTGGTTCTATGACCTTCCCCACCCAATCGTTTACCTTTAacgaaaaaaattaaataaaaaaaaacaagaaacttGTTTTTGCTCTTGGAGGTTGGTTTTTGcgttttagataaaaaaccAAGCTCCCAGCGGGGATGTATATACATTCAACagcaaaataatttttctgttttctttccTGAAAGTGCTGTGGAGATCTGGGTTTTTCCTTCATAGAGGACGATTGAAAAATATTACAGATCCAATTAAAGTTGCCTTTTCCCctatttatgttttatatttgCTCTGTCATGGCtgcaatttttcttctttctttcactCATATTTCTTAGAATTACAATCGTGATGGAATCTGTAGTCCATTGGAACCCATAGACACAAAGCACATTTTGGACCACACCA from Theobroma cacao cultivar B97-61/B2 chromosome 9, Criollo_cocoa_genome_V2, whole genome shotgun sequence harbors:
- the LOC18590380 gene encoding protein LURP-one-related 8, with protein sequence MTRVYPNASFNAGGDAISVTPPKLLVADDQKREAVLTVWTKSLLFNCNGFTVFDGKGDLVYRVDNYMEGNKGEILLMDATGKPLLTIRRKKMSLGDSWLVYEGETSVNPRLSVRKSVNILNSKCLAYVSPGSTNNRNNNIMYEIEGSYSQRCCAVYDDKRRLVAEIKRKEAVGGVAFGTDIFRLIVQPDNIRTDYAMALVILLDQMFGSSRRRST